AATCTCTCTCAGCCTAACAAGAGCAACCTCAGGTCTTTCCGGTACTCCCTTGAGAACCTGAAGTTAATTACATGATAAAGTAAGATTTAAGGAGCAATGGATACATATATACTTGGGCACTCCAGTGATTACTCACCTGAAATGCTTCACTTTCCACACGTATTATAACACCAAAGCTATTATTACTGCACACCATAGAATAATCAATAAGTCATTTCATAATACAGCAGAGAAAACAGATCTATTTaggaaaagaaaatatataaaacctCAAATATTCATCGAGAAAACAACAATGATTCTGGAAGTGCAGCACTTACTCCAACATCACAAGATCATGAAGCTCGTATTCTCCGAGTTTCGAGATGCCAGTGGTCACTTCAGAACTTTCCACGACATCATCAGCAAAAACACGGATCTGGACATAGCAAAACATAATTACCATATACAGCTATTCCTTTTAAACTCAATTGCCACACATGAAAACTATCACTCACATCTTCCTTGGTCGTATCCGACAAAATGATGAGAACATGGTGGTCAACCTTAAGAACCATGCCGGTTGCACCCTCCTGGGTACCAGATACAACCTTCACATGATTACCCGGTTCAAAATACTTGCAAAGCTCCTTCTCATTGACTGCAATAGTTTTCTGAATAACAAACAGTTGAATCagatttataaattgaaattaaaaaaatggtagGAAATACACAAGATATAACTAATACAGATCTCTTCCAACAATTCTTACAGGAAGGCCCTTCATTTCAGGTCTAATATGAACATTCTCTTCATCAACCTTCTCCACCCATCCCTTAAGGTTTTTCAAATCTCCCTTGACGATAATAACTGCATCGCCCTTCACAAAGTGACCCTTCTTTCTGTTTGCAAATAAGCTTGACAAACCCACATTATCACCATCATTTTCCCCAGGCTTTTGAAACTTTTCAAGTTCATCAAAAGTTGGTTTGATGTTCTGAACACTAATTGATTTCGTCGACACTGTTTTATATAAGAACCCGTCTTTAAACAGCATCCCACCAATGTTTTCAAAATAATCACCACTCATAGGGTCCCTTCTTCGTTCCACGCGAATATGTAGTTCTCTGAGAACAATACATAATAGTAACAAACAATAACTAAATCAAAATACGATTTAGTGGAAGTATTGTGCAAAGAGAAACTGTAAAATAATCATTACCTAGCTTCATCTACGTTCATAAACCGTGGTGGGGGGACAAAAGCTTTCTTTTTGGCAACCTCTCTGCCCTCCTATAAGAAGTTTCAGAAGATTCTCTAAAATTACAAAGTAGAAATTCCAAAATATGTATTGATTATGGAGGAATAGTGCAAGATCTTTGTAAATTCATATGATCGTTTTGTCATTTGTTCAAAAACAGATCACAAACAATTGTGACAAGGTTTACCAATAACATGTTACAACACCAGTTTATATAATGCCACCGATCCTACTCTTACAAATCAACATGAAACTCATATGCCCAGAAGAAACTATATCATGATCAAGTAGCAAAAATGTATATACCAGTTTATTTGCAAGAGCCTGTAAGTCGATCCTTGGTATTAACTTCACTGTAATTCTCTGTCGCACATTATCCACAGCTACTACCTagtgaaaaaagtaaaaaaaacatatagaaAGAAGCTTTAGAAGAGAATAAGTATGGAACACCACGACAACTAAATAAAGTTATAAAGAATACTTTAGCAAGGTCTCCCTTGTATATTCCAATCTTCATTCTAATCCAGGTATCCCTTGAAAGATCTAGTGCTTTGCTTTCAACTGAAAGAACATCAGTCATTTCTTTAATTGGGACCAGCATTATTTTCTGTGCATAAATGTTTCGCAGACCTTTGCATGCCTGgagcaaaataaaaaaacattcatTAAGCTACATCTacggccatgtttggttcatggaatagctgcggaatggaatagctattccgtatagaatgacaattctttgctttggttcatggaataggtattccaaagaattgctattccatgattttgtggaataaggactcctctcaaaaactaaagaatggctattccattccttatggaatagctattctattccatattattccattccatgaaccaaacatggcctacaTGTCATTGGAAAACATCAATATTGAACTCCATGAACAAAAGTTATACCATTGGCATACCTCCCTCACATGGGCCTCCTTGTCTGCTTCAACATAGATAAAGTTCTTGAGATGATCAAGAGCAATAGCAGAACGGATTTGCAATTCAGCTCCTTTATCAATATACTTTTGCATAAGGCAAACAGCTGTCTCTCGTTCACGACCAATCTGGTGTACATTAAAACATAATTTCACAGatataaatatagaaaaatattgtAGGAGAATATTCAAACATGTATAAAAATCATAGCAGAACTGTAAAACATACCGCACATTTCACCATCCATAATTTAGGATCCCGAACAGATGGCAGAAGAGCTTGTTGATCCACCTCTGATGTCTCTTCGTCATATTCTGTGTGACTTGACCTTGCATACCTTGCTTGAATGCTTCTCTCAAGAGCTTCCACATCTTCTTGCTCATCCTCCCGAGGAAGCAATGGTCTACGATGAACCCTTCTACCATCATCTTCATCAGGTAGATCAGCTCCATTATCAACAATAAAATCTGCATGTACACGAGATAACCCTCAGATTCAGCAAAGCAAGCCACACTTTTCAAATGAATCCAGATCAATTCTTAACATTCATGCGCCCGCCCACTAATAAAAGAGATCCAGTTTTCCATTTTGGAAAAGAAAATTTACCATCACTGTAAATTTTTCACGTAGATGAAATTGACATAACTTATAACAGTCGTGTAAGGAAATGAAATCAAAATAGGGAACCTAAAGTGCATGCGCAGCTTGGTTTAAATCCACTTAAATGATTGCATGAACCTCAACAAGAAGAGGAAGATTTGAACCGGGGGTAAAGACTCAGCCTGGTTATTAGATGAAACAAACACTGACAGAAGAACAAAGAATGAAATACATCCAGAACAAAGCTACAT
This region of Mercurialis annua linkage group LG1-X, ddMerAnnu1.2, whole genome shotgun sequence genomic DNA includes:
- the LOC126687488 gene encoding putative transcription elongation factor SPT5 homolog 1 isoform X2, which codes for MARHRDDDDDEGFDGEDEEYGEREQGMDELEEEEEELEEEQDKRGSNRKRRRSDFIDDAAEEDDEEEEEEDDDDDDYGSGARGKKAKRRSGTQFFDLEAEVDSDDDEEEDDDAEDDFIVDNGADLPDEDDGRRVHRRPLLPREDEQEDVEALERSIQARYARSSHTEYDEETSEVDQQALLPSVRDPKLWMVKCAIGRERETAVCLMQKYIDKGAELQIRSAIALDHLKNFIYVEADKEAHVREACKGLRNIYAQKIMLVPIKEMTDVLSVESKALDLSRDTWIRMKIGIYKGDLAKVVAVDNVRQRITVKLIPRIDLQALANKLEGREVAKKKAFVPPPRFMNVDEARELHIRVERRRDPMSGDYFENIGGMLFKDGFLYKTVSTKSISVQNIKPTFDELEKFQKPGENDGDNVGLSSLFANRKKGHFVKGDAVIIVKGDLKNLKGWVEKVDEENVHIRPEMKGLPKTIAVNEKELCKYFEPGNHVKVVSGTQEGATGMVLKVDHHVLIILSDTTKEDIRVFADDVVESSEVTTGISKLGEYELHDLVMLDNNSFGVIIRVESEAFQVLKGVPERPEVALVRLREIKCKIDKKFNVQDRYKNTISVKDVVKIMDGPCKGKQGAVEHIFKGVLFIYDRYHLEHAGFICAKSHACGVVGGTRASGDRNGDSYSGLSNLKPSPRVPPSPRRFPRGGPPFESGGRNRGGRGGRDSMVGTTVKIRLGPFKGYRGRVVDIKGQSVRVELESQMKVILVDRSNISDNVVVSTPHRDSSRYGMGSETPMHPSRTPLHPYMTPMRDAGATPIHDGMRTPMRDRAWNPYAPMSPPRPKIVTCLSIIVGHFQYAMELI